Genomic window (Sphingobacteriales bacterium):
TTTTCTGAACAGGTACAAAAGTAATGAAACAATCAGGCTGAGTAAAATCATGGTCGTAACAGGTATAAAGATGGTGAAGTTTTTCTTCACAATCCGGATGTCTCCAGGCAAATGTCCTATTACTGGCCAGCGATTACTGAATAATAAAATAATACCTGCAATTATCAGGATTACTCCGGCAACAATCAGAAGTTTTCCTGCCTGATGATACATGGAGGTCAGATAATCAATTGATTATCTTAAAAAATACTGACTTTTGCCTCTGTCTGAATGATAATTTTGATGGTACCCTGTGCAGGCACATCATCTGTAAAACCATTTAGATAAATCTTTAGCTTTTTGGTAGCCAGCAGAATATCAGACATGGCATCGTAAGCGCCAGTTTCAGGAGTTACCTGATAACTGTTACCGCTTGCGTACAGAGAGGCAAGGTCAACATTGGTAAAAGTGGTCATCAGAATACCACTCGTCTGATCAGCATAGCTGTATTTGATGTCCCCGTTCATGACGCAGGTTGTCTGTCCCTGGAAATTTTCTACCTCGATTTTAACGGATTTAATGGTGTAATCCTTAATGACATCAAGGTAATCCTGTAATTCAGGAACAGAATTGACATCAATTGTAAAGCTTTTGTTCAGACTTTGGTCGTTCGAATCAAGATCGAAATCAAAGGAAGCTGTCATGGGTGCTTCAACCCTGATATTGGTAATTTTATCGCATGAGCAATAAAACAGCACCAAAAGAACAACAAAAATCAGTTTAACCTGTTTCATAATTTTGAAATTTAAGTGTTTTTCAATGTTTTTTTGGGGTGAAATATATGTATTTTTAAGAAAGAAACAACTACCATGATGAAATTTTGTGTCCTTTTGTACTGAAAAACAAAATATACAGATAACAGGGAAGAAGGATGAGGTAGGCAGCCTGATGGCCAATGGTATGAATATCTGCCAGGCGGCCATATAAAAGCGGAATGGTAGCGCCACCTGCTATGCCCATGATTAATAAGGCAGAAGCTGTTTCGGTATGTTTGCCAAGATTTTTAATGGCCAAAGGCCAGATAGCAGGCCACATCACTGCATTTGAAAAGCCAAGTATTGCTACAAATAAAACCGACAACGACCCGCTGGTGAAATAAATACAAAGGGTGGTGAGCATGGCAGTAATGACAGAAATAAACAAAGCTTTTTCCTGAGAAAGATATCGGGGGATGGTAAAAATACCGGCAAGATAACCTAAAACCATTGAGAAAAGCGTCAATGCTGTCAGGTTTTTGGAAAGTGAAAGGGGTATTCCTTGGCTTTGGCCATAAATACCAATGGTATCACCGGCAATAACTTCAGCCCCCACATAGAAAAAGATGGCAAAAACTCCGAAAACAAGGTAAGGATAAGAAAAAACCGATGATTTTTCTTTAACAGATGACTTGTCTGAATCGTCAGATAATGTTGGTTTTATTTCGGGTAATTTTGAAAACCTGACGAAAACAGCAAGAAAAAAGAGTAGAGCAGCCATCACAGAATATGGAACTACGACACGTCTGGCTAAAGAGTCAAGAAACTCAAGGCGGACATCCCCGGATAGCAGATCAAGCTCCGACTGAAGGGTATCGGCATTTGCCAGAACAATAGACCCTAAGATAAGGGGAGCTAAAATTCCGGCCACTTTGTTGGCAATACCCATAATACTGATTCTTTTGGCAGCACTTTCAATAGGACCAAGAATGGTCACGTATGGATTGGATGCCGTTTGAAGTACAGAGAGACCAGTGCCTATTACGAACAATCCTGTTAAAAACAGGTAATAC
Coding sequences:
- a CDS encoding DUF2905 domain-containing protein, which encodes MYHQAGKLLIVAGVILIIAGIILLFSNRWPVIGHLPGDIRIVKKNFTIFIPVTTMILLSLIVSLLLYLFRKL
- a CDS encoding sugar MFS transporter, whose amino-acid sequence is MKSLFPKNILPLFILGIFFFIFGFVTWLNGTLIPYLKIACELNTLESMLVAFSFYISYFVMALPSSFILKKTGFINGMSLGLVVMAIGALLFIPAALSRQYYLFLTGLFVIGTGLSVLQTASNPYVTILGPIESAAKRISIMGIANKVAGILAPLILGSIVLANADTLQSELDLLSGDVRLEFLDSLARRVVVPYSVMAALLFFLAVFVRFSKLPEIKPTLSDDSDKSSVKEKSSVFSYPYLVFGVFAIFFYVGAEVIAGDTIGIYGQSQGIPLSLSKNLTALTLFSMVLGYLAGIFTIPRYLSQEKALFISVITAMLTTLCIYFTSGSLSVLFVAILGFSNAVMWPAIWPLAIKNLGKHTETASALLIMGIAGGATIPLLYGRLADIHTIGHQAAYLILLPCYLYILFFSTKGHKISSW